The Rhodopirellula halodulae DNA segment GATGGTAGATCCATCCAATCCGTTGACGTCGCGTGTTGCCGTCAATCGTTTCTGGCAACAGTTGTTCGGTGTGGGCTTAGTCAAAACATCCGAAGACTTCGGTGCACAGGGACAAACGCCCAGCCACCCCGAATTGCTGGATCACTTGGCGATTCAGTTCATGCAGTCGGGCTGGGACGTCAAAGAACTCATGCGATCCATGGTTTTGTCGCAAACCTACCAACAAACTTCCGTCGCGCCGCAAGAAGCCTATGCCGCCGACCCAGGCAATCGTTGGTTGGCTCGTGGCTCTCGTTACCGACTCGACGCGGAAGTCATCCGCGACCAAGTCCTCTCGGTGTGCGGGCAGCTGAACCCGACGATGTTTGGCAAGAGCGTCAAACCTCCTCAACCCGAAGGATTGTGGAAAATCGTGGCGATGCCCACGTCTTACCCCAACTCCTACGTGGCGGACACGGGTGACAAGGCTTATCGCCGCAGCGTTTACACCTTTTGGAAACGAGGCCTTCCGCCGCCACAGATGACCATCTTCGACGCGCCCAATCGTGACAGTTGCATCGCCCGTCGCGAAAGAACCAACACACCGCTTCAAGCCTTGATGTTGATGAACGAGCCGCAATTCTTTTCAGCGGCGACGGTGCTGGCAAACGACATGCTTGAGGAAGACCGCTTTGCTGGTGAAACAGATGCCGAAGCGGCTCGCTTGATCGCCGCGTTCGAGCACATCACATCACGACCACCCAGCGAGTCCACCTTCGAATCGCTGCAGCATGCTTTGACCGCGTTCCAAAAGCACTTCCAAAGCAAACCCGGCGAGGCCGCCGCGTTGATCAAACGCTGCAACGATCCCGCCGTGCAATCCATCACCGACTCCGCAGAGCAGCAACGCCTTGCCGCTTGGACCATGGTGGTGCACTCGATCCTCAACCTGGACTGCGTTCGCACTCGCGAGTGATGTTCTGATCCTCACTTGCAATCAACAACGACACACAACTTTCCGCCAAAGACATCGTCATGAACGCCACCACCTCGATCGATGCAACACTCGCCAGCCTCGCTGGACGCCGCCAATTCCTGCAACATTCCGCGATGGGGCTGGGCGCCGCGGCGCTCGGTTCCATCGTCGCACGCTCGCAAGCGAGCGCCGCCTCACCCTCGCAAACACCGGCTTCCGACGAAGCCAACGGCCTGCACTTCCCCGCCAAAGCCAAACGGGTGATCTTCCTGTTCATGGCGGGGGCTCCCAGCCAGATGGATTTGTTCGATTACAAACCTGAACTGGTGAAACAATTCAAACAGCCGTTGCCACCCAGCGTCAGCAACGGCCAACGGGTCACCGCGATGACTCGTGGGAAAGAGCAATTGGTCGCGCCGACCATGTTCGAATTTTCGCGTCATGGTGAAAACGGCATTCACCTCAGCGAACTTCTGCCGCATCTCGGCACGGTGATTGACGACATCTGCTTGATTCGTTCGACCCACACCGATGCGATCAATCATGATCCGGGAAAGACGTTGTTTTGCACCGGCTCCGAGATTCCCGGCAAAGCCAGCTTGGGTTCATGGTTGAGCTACGGCCTCGGCCGGATGAACGAGAACCTGCCTGACTTCATTGTTTTGAACTCGGCATTTTGGAGCGGCGACAAAGCCAATATCCAAGCCCTCTACAGCCGCCTTTGGGGATCGGGATATCTCCCCTCGAAACATCAAGGCGTCTCGTTCCAACCCTCCGGCGACCCGGTGCTATTTTTGTCCAACCCCGAGGGCGTCAGCCGCGAAAGTCGACAAGAGATGTTGGATCTCGTCACCGAACTGAATCGCCAACACATGCAGCAAAGTGGTGACCCTGAAATCCTGACGACGATCGCTCAACAGGAGATGGCGTTCCGCATGCAGGCATCGGTGCCCGAACTGACCGATCTCAGCCAAGAAACCGAAGACACGTTGGCGATGTACGGCCCAGAAGTTCACAAGAGCGGATCGTTCGCTCGCAACTGCTTGATGGCTCGGCGAATGGTTGAACGTGATGTTCGTTTCATTCAATTGTTCCATCGCGGATGGGATCACCACTCGCACCTGCCCAAGAAAATTCGTGGGCAAGCGTACGACATCGACCAACCCTGTGCGGCGCTGATTCGCGATCTTCGCCAACGTGGTTTGCTCGACGACACGTTGGTGGTCTTCGCCGGTGAGTTCGGTCGAACGACGTATTGCCAAGGCAAACTCACGCACAAGGATTACGGTCGCGACCATCATCCCCGATGCTTCACCACTTGGATGGCCGGCGGCGGCGTCAAAGGCGGGATCGCTCACGGGGTCACCGATGACTTCAGCTACAACGTGGTCGAAAATCCGGTACATGTCCGTGACTTCAACGCGACCATCTTGCATCAACTGGGGATCGATCACGAGCGTTTGACTTTCCCGTTCATGGGACTGGATCAACGGCTGACCGGCGTGGAAGAGGCCCACGTGATTCACGACATTCTGGCTTGATCGCGTTCCTGGATGGATCACGACAGCACTACAAAACTTGGCGATGATCAACGCGGTGTCCTCGACTCGTGGGACATTCACTTGGCCGCCGGACGTGATAGGATCGTTCCTGCACGTCCCAATGAAATGCGGAATCACGGAGTGAATTCGCGTCCCACGCATCGAACGAGTTCATGGACTTCACGGCGATCGACTTCGAAACCGCAACGCGGCGCTCCGACAGTGCATGTCAATTGGCGGCGGTTCGCGTTCGCAACGGCGAGATTGTCGATTCAGCGTGTTGGTTGATCCGTCCTCGTCCGTTTGTGTTCTCGCCAGCGAACATTCAGATTCATGGCATCACTCCCGCTATGGTTCGCGATGAACCGGAGTTTGGTGAGCTTTGGCCGCAGATCCAATCAACACTTGGCGACGATTGCTTGATCGCTCACAACGCCAGCTTTGACTTGGGCGTTCTGCTTGCTTGTCTGGAGTCGCACGACCATCCGGCCCCTGAGTTCCAATACAGCTGCACTCGGGCGATTGCTCGACGAACTTGGCCGCAACAACCTCGCTTTGGTTTGAAGCCGCTTTCCGATTGGCTGGGCATTCGATTCCGACATCACGACGCACTCGAAGATTCGGTCGCCTGCGCCAAGATTGCGTTGGCCGCCGCGGAAGACAAAGCCGCTAGCAGTTTAGAAGACCTGGAATCCAAGCTCAGTTTGTCGCGAGGGGCGGCTGGCAGTTGGGGCAAGAAAGGTCCCACTTCGCGTCGCAGCACTCGGTCTCGACGAAGATCCGCCTCACCCGGTTCGCCTGCACCCGGTTCGCCTGCACCGCGTGGTTCCGGCAAACGGACTTCCGTGATGATCGCCGGCTCCACTGTGGCGTCTCATCCGATGCAGTCGCCTTCACCCTGCGGCATGGGGGCCAGTGGCGTGGACCTTCAACGGTTGCTGGTTCGCGCCGATTTCATTCGCCCGTTGGAAGGACGCCGCGTTGTGTTCACCGGAGTGCTGCATCGGTTGCAGCGCGAGGAGGCGGAAATGCTGACCTCACGTTGTGGCGGCCAGTGCCAAAGCAGCGTGTCACGCAAAACCGATTTGGTCGTCGTGGGTGAATTGGATTCCAGAACGATCCAAGCGGGACGCTCGATGAGCACCAAAGAAGAGACCGCCCGACAATTGGCGGAGGAGGGAGCCCCCGTCCGCATTCTCAGCGAACAGGAATTTCTCGAAATGATCATCGCGGGAGAAAGCTCCTAGCTCCTCAGCCCTCCCACTTCGACAGAATCGGATTGGATCCGCGGTCGAGACCTCTGCGCCGAAGGCAAACCGTGTTATCCTTCCCGAAATTTTCACGGCCGGCGTCGTTGAAATGAGTGCACCCACACGCGATCGCCCCACGAATAGGCGGGATTTCGTGTGAGTTTGCAGGTCTTCACGTCGGTCATTTGAGCCCCTCCGCCCTCGTTTGGGATCGTTTCCGTGCCGCGTCGCGACGACATCAAGAAGATTCTGCTCATTGGTAGTGGCCCGATTGTTATCGGCCAAGCTTGCGAATTCGATTACTCCGGAACCCAGGCCTGCAAAGCCCTTCGCGAAGAGGGCTACGAGGTGGTGCTGGTCAACAGCAACCCCGCCACGATCATGACCGATCCGGCCACCGCGGATGCGACTTACATCGAGCCGCTGACGTGGCAAATGGTCGAAAAGGTGATCGAAAAAGAACGCCCCGATGCGTTGCTGCCAACGCTGGGTGGACAAACCGGTCTGAACGTCGCCATGGACCTCGAT contains these protein-coding regions:
- a CDS encoding exonuclease domain-containing protein; amino-acid sequence: MDFTAIDFETATRRSDSACQLAAVRVRNGEIVDSACWLIRPRPFVFSPANIQIHGITPAMVRDEPEFGELWPQIQSTLGDDCLIAHNASFDLGVLLACLESHDHPAPEFQYSCTRAIARRTWPQQPRFGLKPLSDWLGIRFRHHDALEDSVACAKIALAAAEDKAASSLEDLESKLSLSRGAAGSWGKKGPTSRRSTRSRRRSASPGSPAPGSPAPRGSGKRTSVMIAGSTVASHPMQSPSPCGMGASGVDLQRLLVRADFIRPLEGRRVVFTGVLHRLQREEAEMLTSRCGGQCQSSVSRKTDLVVVGELDSRTIQAGRSMSTKEETARQLAEEGAPVRILSEQEFLEMIIAGESS
- a CDS encoding DUF1501 domain-containing protein, giving the protein MNATTSIDATLASLAGRRQFLQHSAMGLGAAALGSIVARSQASAASPSQTPASDEANGLHFPAKAKRVIFLFMAGAPSQMDLFDYKPELVKQFKQPLPPSVSNGQRVTAMTRGKEQLVAPTMFEFSRHGENGIHLSELLPHLGTVIDDICLIRSTHTDAINHDPGKTLFCTGSEIPGKASLGSWLSYGLGRMNENLPDFIVLNSAFWSGDKANIQALYSRLWGSGYLPSKHQGVSFQPSGDPVLFLSNPEGVSRESRQEMLDLVTELNRQHMQQSGDPEILTTIAQQEMAFRMQASVPELTDLSQETEDTLAMYGPEVHKSGSFARNCLMARRMVERDVRFIQLFHRGWDHHSHLPKKIRGQAYDIDQPCAALIRDLRQRGLLDDTLVVFAGEFGRTTYCQGKLTHKDYGRDHHPRCFTTWMAGGGVKGGIAHGVTDDFSYNVVENPVHVRDFNATILHQLGIDHERLTFPFMGLDQRLTGVEEAHVIHDILA